Proteins from a single region of Rana temporaria chromosome 5, aRanTem1.1, whole genome shotgun sequence:
- the TRIL gene encoding TLR4 interactor with leucine rich repeats has translation MHIGDAQSWVHLSTAPGEMEKAVTLQLLLLLLCGLCSGVEEKCPQPCDCQHLQHVLCSNRGLDTVPKSSHILNPLGTKTYSLGGNFITNISATDFTNYFNLQRLDLQYNQIHFIHPKAFDKLSHLEELYLGNNRLQTLTSGALSALKKLKVLNVNSNRLQNVSRASFSSLGSLIKLRLDANNMQVLHGSPFQGLSNLLYLHLENNKLTNISKNAFAGLVKLRLLSLSGNPLNSLRHPTFLPLRSLSTLIMAGNNLQQLGPGVFHGLQRLSKLVLSSSRISLLHSKTFQGLGSLQELHLDGNLLSDLPESLLVSLQSLEVLNMSHNSLSSLQPRTFNGLSRLRVLDLQYNMFRFLPGDILAENPALYRLQLDGNPWNCNCHLLGLKRWILGTLHTRIRMLTVFVKCKEPQEVAGKYLDYLEDTYLQGTGDCVFTTTPKGMYSAVPGEHLVLHPSPEGQKSEADSDHLDSKASILPPASTQSPKAFFMPQTLASVERIPTTKLPSGTKRSSAEKRQKISQAGKSKNTKASGGTRNPTESKLNLLKPSQQYPETEKQHPVTFQPTSEKLKQLPFKQSEAPISASNNLHHSLPDVEILHQRPPASLNPPSNPEHSDVTSEMPKTGDSHLKLKKPQKDIPEVETLHRSHSDALQPSFHFTHPEQSETLHQVAPFPSILSDPCEFNKLYLLNLSVEYVGSTTARVRWQTIPHTHGPVLFRVLYERFGQGGRFQRFVYPRGHAESLTLQELTGDTPYLVCVESLIGGRACPVAPREHCAGLVTLPAEDEHSWLNYQLLALVLLALNALLLLLGLVAWGSRVARRKWCRKRAPVHVRQMYSTRRPYRSVGTGVSTDFSGFQSHRARTAVCALGEADLMEFPGCERFREGANIHRDNLLQRFTD, from the coding sequence ATGCACATAGGGGATGCACAGAGCTGGGTTCATCTGTCCACAGCTCCAGGTGAGATGGAGAAGGCTGTCACTTTacagctgctgttgctgctgctttGCGGTCTTTGCTCCGGTGTGGAGGAGAAATGCCCACAGCCATGCGACTGCCAGCATCTCCAGCATGTCCTCTGCTCAAACAGAGGGttagacactgtacccaaatctaGCCACATACTCAATCCTTTGGGGACCAAAACCTACAGTCTAGGAGGAAATTTTATCACCAACATCAGCGCTACAGACTTTACAAACTACTTCAATCTACAGCGGCTTGATCTGCAGTACAATCAGATCCATTTCATTCATCCCAAGGCATTTGACAAGCTTTCCCATCTGGAAGAGCTCTATCTTGGCAACAATCGGCTTCAGACCCTTACCTCTGGTGCATTGTCCGCTCTTAAGAAACTAAAAGTGTTGAATGTGAATAGCAACCGGCTACAAAATGTCAGCCGTGCCAGTTTCTCCAGCCTGGGGTCACTGATCAAACTAAGACTGGACGCTAATAACATGCAAGTACTGCATGGCTCTCCCTTTCAGGGTCTCTCCAATCTGCTTTATCTCCATCTGGAAAACAACAAACTTACAAATATCAGTAAAAACGCATTTGCAGGGCTTGTAAAATTGCGTTTACTGAGCCTGTCAGGGAACCCCCTAAACTCTTTACGCCATCCCACATTTTTACCACTGCGCTCCCTTAGCACGCTTATCATGGCTGGAAATAATCTGCAGCAACTGGGACCAGGTGTTTTTCATGGGCTACAGAGGCTTTCCAAACTCGTTCTTAGCTCAAGCAGGATTTCTCTTCTACACAGCAAGACTTTTCAGGGATTGGGATCTTTGCAAGAGCTGCACCTTGATGGAAACTTACTGAGCGATCTGCCTGAAAGCCTCCTAGTATCACTGCAAAGTTTGGAGGTATTAAATATGAGCCATAATTCTCTCTCCAGTTTGCAACCCAGAACGTTCAATGGATTAAGTCGGCTGAGGGTCTTGGATCTGCAGTATAATATGTTTCGTTTTCTGCCTGGGGATATCCTTGCGGAAAATCCAGCCCTTTATAGGCTGCAGCTAGATGGCAATCCATGGaactgcaactgtcatctctTGGGGCTCAAACGCTGGATTTTGGGAACCCTACACACAAGGATACGAATGCTGACCGTGTTTGTAAAGTGCAAAGAGCCTCAGGAGGTAGCAGGAAAGTATTTGGACTATCTGGAAGATACTTATTTGCAGGGAACTGGGGACTGTGTTTTTACTACGACTCCTAAAGGGATGTACAGCGCTGTACCAGGTGAACATCTGGTTTTGCATCCTTCACCAGAAGGTCAGAAAAGTGAAGCAGATTCGGATCATTTGGATTCAAAAGCAAGTATATTACCGCCTGCCTCTACACAATCACCAAAAGCCTTCTTTATGCCTCAAACATTGGCATCCGTAGAACGAATCCCCACCACCAAATTGCCATCAGGGACCAAAAGAAGCAGTGCAGAAAAACGGCAAAAAATATCACAAGCGGGCAAAAGCAAAAACACAAAGGCTTCTGGTGGAACGCGGAATCCAACAGAATCGAAGCTGAACTTGCTGAAGCCTAGCCAGCAGTACCCAGAGACTGAAAAGCAACACCCTGTTACATTCCAGCCAACGAGTGAAAAATTAAAACAGCTGCCTTTCAAGCAATCTGAGGCTCCAATCTCAGCATCCAACAATTTACATCATAGTCTTCCAGATGTTGAGATTTTACATCAGCGGCCCCCTGCCTCTTTAAATCCTCCTTCCAATCCTGAGCACTCTGATGTAACATCTGAAATGCCAAAAACTGGCGACTCGCACCTGAAGTTAAAAAAACCGCAGAAGGACATCCCAGAAGTAGAGACCTTACATCGGAGTCATTCTGACGCATTGCAGCCTTCTTTCCACTTTACGCATCCTGAGCAAAGCGAAACCTTGCATCAAGTTGCACCTTTTCCATCCATCCTGTCTGATCCGTGTGAATTTAACAAGTTGTATTTACTAAACTTGTCTGTGGAGTACGTAGGAAGCACTACAGCTCGGGTACGATGGCAAACGATACCACATACTCATGGGCCTGTCCTGTTCAGGGTTCTTTATGAGCGATTTGGTCAGGGTGGACGCTTTCAGCGGTTTGTCTACCCGAGGGGTCATGCAGAATCTTTAACATTGCAGGAGCTGACAGGAGATACTCCATATTTAGTGTGTGTTGAAAGCCTTATTGGTGGCAGAGCTTGTCCTGTGGCTCCTAGGGAGCATTGCGCAGGTCTTGTGACATTACCTGCAGAAGATGAGCATTCTTGGCTAAACTACCAATTGCTTGCCTTGGTACTGCTGGCCCTCAATGCATTGCTGCTTCTGTTGGGCTTGGTTGCTTGGGGTTCTAGAGTGGCACGCAGAAAATGGTGTAGAAAGAGGGCGCCAGTTCATGTCCGCCAGATGTATTCCACGCGCCGCCCTTACCGGTCTGTGGGAACTGGAGTGTCCACTGATTTTTCAGGTTTTCAGTCACACCGAGCCAGGACTGCAGTGTGTGCTCTGGGAGAAGCAGACCTCATGGAGTTCCCTGGCTGTGAGCGCTTCAGAGAGGGGGCAAATATACACAGAGATAATCTACTCCAGAGGTTCACAGACTAA